One Fusobacterium nucleatum genomic window carries:
- a CDS encoding amidohydrolase has translation MEEKIIKLSEKYLERVMELRRELHQYPELGFDLFKTAEIVKKELDRIGIPYKSEIVKTGIVATIKGSKPGKTVLLRADMDALPITEESRCTFKSTHDGKMHACGHDGHTAGLLGAGMILNELKDELPGTIKLLFQPAEEGPGGAKPMIDEGVLENPKVDAAFGCHVWPSIKAGHIAIKDGDMMTHTTSFDVIFQGKGGHASQPEKTVDPVIIACQAVTNFQNIISRNISTLRPAVLSCCSIHAGEAHNIIPDKLVLKGTIRTFDEGITDQIVDRMDEILKGLTTAYGASYEFLVDRMYPALKNDHELFNFSKNALEKILGKENIEVMDDPVMGSEDFAYFGKYIPSFFFFVGINDEQLENENMLHHPKLFWNEKNLITNMKTLSQLAVEFLNK, from the coding sequence ATGGAAGAAAAAATAATAAAATTATCTGAAAAATATTTAGAAAGAGTTATGGAACTTAGAAGAGAACTTCACCAATATCCAGAACTTGGTTTTGACTTATTTAAAACTGCTGAAATAGTAAAAAAAGAATTAGATAGAATAGGTATTCCGTATAAATCAGAAATTGTAAAAACAGGAATAGTTGCAACTATTAAAGGAAGCAAGCCTGGTAAGACTGTGCTTTTAAGAGCTGATATGGATGCTCTACCAATAACAGAAGAAAGTAGATGTACTTTTAAATCAACTCATGATGGAAAAATGCATGCCTGTGGACATGATGGGCATACAGCTGGGCTTCTTGGGGCTGGAATGATTTTAAATGAATTGAAAGATGAACTTCCAGGAACTATAAAATTACTTTTTCAACCTGCTGAAGAAGGACCTGGTGGAGCAAAACCCATGATAGATGAAGGTGTATTAGAAAATCCAAAAGTGGATGCAGCTTTTGGTTGTCATGTTTGGCCTAGTATAAAAGCAGGGCATATAGCAATAAAAGATGGAGATATGATGACACATACAACTTCATTTGATGTTATATTTCAAGGAAAAGGTGGACATGCTTCTCAACCTGAAAAAACAGTTGATCCTGTTATAATTGCTTGTCAAGCTGTAACTAATTTTCAAAATATAATAAGTAGAAATATTTCTACTTTAAGACCTGCTGTTTTATCTTGTTGTAGTATTCATGCTGGAGAAGCACATAATATAATACCTGACAAATTAGTCTTAAAAGGAACTATAAGAACTTTTGATGAAGGAATCACAGATCAAATTGTTGATAGAATGGATGAAATTTTAAAAGGACTTACTACTGCTTATGGAGCTTCATATGAATTTTTAGTGGATAGAATGTATCCAGCATTAAAAAACGACCATGAACTTTTTAATTTTTCTAAAAATGCCTTAGAAAAAATTTTAGGAAAAGAAAATATTGAAGTTATGGATGATCCTGTTATGGGTTCTGAAGATTTTGCATACTTTGGAAAATATATTCCATCATTTTTCTTCTTTGTTGGTATCAATGATGAACAATTAGAAAATGAAAATATGCTTCATCATCCAAAATTATTCTGGAATGAAAAAAATCTAATTACAAATATGAAAACTCTATCTCAATTAGCAGTAGAATTTTTAAATAAATAA
- a CDS encoding AbgT family transporter, whose amino-acid sequence METNKKVEKEKLSLLNNMLNKVEVVGNKMPDPTTIFVILCILIFIISFILSKFGVSVEHPGTKEIIKAENLLSSNNLKAILVSTVKVFQTFPPLGAVLVTMIGIGLADKSGYLEVLLTMSIKKVPKKLIYFTVVFAGLVFTAIGDGGFIVLPPLAAIIFINIKKNPLIGIFLSFAGAAIGFCSGFFVGMNDILLTSFTNPAAQILDPTFQKSPTMTIYFNIANAILQIFIITWVTIKFIEPRFPVNEEHFKDNASTEIGDLEKKGVKYASISFLLFIALIVGLSIGPNAFLKDENGSLVSVSSPFMGGLIFFMSVAFLIPGFIYGKVTKKIKTDKDAVKLIAGSLSEMGGYILIVFVSAQFLNLFTKSNLGIIMANKGANLIQAAGFKGMPLIITYIILIAFINLFIGSASAKWAILSPIFIPMFMLLGYDPALTQMAYRIGDSSTNMISPLFPYVPLLLAVANKYSKNFGLGTLIANMIPYAFITLIGSVLLFTVFFIFNIPFGI is encoded by the coding sequence ATGGAAACGAATAAAAAAGTTGAAAAAGAAAAATTGAGTTTGCTAAATAATATGCTAAATAAAGTTGAAGTAGTTGGAAATAAAATGCCAGACCCTACAACAATTTTTGTAATCTTATGTATTTTAATTTTTATTATTTCATTTATATTAAGTAAATTTGGAGTTTCAGTAGAACATCCAGGTACAAAAGAAATAATAAAAGCAGAAAATTTACTAAGTTCTAATAATTTGAAAGCTATTTTAGTTTCTACTGTAAAAGTATTCCAAACATTCCCGCCATTAGGTGCTGTATTAGTAACAATGATTGGAATAGGGCTAGCTGATAAAAGTGGCTACTTAGAAGTTTTATTGACAATGTCAATCAAAAAAGTACCTAAAAAATTAATTTACTTTACAGTTGTATTTGCAGGTTTAGTTTTTACAGCTATTGGTGATGGTGGTTTTATAGTTTTACCTCCACTAGCTGCAATAATTTTTATTAATATAAAAAAGAATCCTTTAATTGGAATATTCTTATCATTTGCAGGTGCTGCTATAGGATTTTGTTCAGGATTTTTTGTTGGAATGAATGATATACTTTTGACTTCATTTACTAATCCAGCAGCTCAAATATTAGACCCAACTTTTCAAAAAAGTCCTACTATGACTATTTATTTCAATATAGCTAATGCTATATTGCAAATTTTTATAATTACATGGGTGACTATAAAATTTATTGAGCCAAGATTTCCTGTAAATGAAGAACATTTTAAAGATAATGCAAGTACTGAAATTGGTGATTTAGAAAAGAAAGGTGTTAAATATGCAAGCATTTCTTTCTTATTATTTATAGCTTTAATAGTGGGCTTATCAATAGGTCCTAATGCCTTTTTAAAAGATGAAAATGGTTCTTTAGTTTCTGTAAGCTCTCCTTTTATGGGTGGATTAATTTTCTTTATGTCTGTAGCTTTTTTAATTCCAGGTTTTATTTATGGAAAAGTTACTAAAAAAATTAAAACTGATAAAGATGCTGTTAAATTAATTGCAGGTTCTCTCAGTGAAATGGGAGGATATATATTAATTGTCTTTGTATCAGCACAATTCTTAAATTTATTTACTAAAAGCAATTTAGGTATAATAATGGCAAATAAAGGTGCAAATCTGATACAAGCTGCTGGTTTTAAAGGTATGCCTCTTATAATAACTTATATAATCTTAATTGCTTTTATTAATTTATTTATAGGAAGTGCCTCTGCAAAATGGGCAATTTTATCACCTATATTTATTCCAATGTTTATGTTATTAGGTTATGACCCTGCTTTAACTCAAATGGCTTATAGAATAGGAGATTCATCTACAAATATGATTTCACCTCTATTCCCTTATGTTCCATTATTATTAGCAGTAGCAAATAAATATAGTAAAAACTTTGGTTTAGGTACTTTAATTGCTAATATGATTCCTTATGCCTTTATAACATTAATTGGTAGTGTCTTATTATTTACTGTTTTCTTTATTTTTAATATTCCATTTGGAATATAG
- the smc gene encoding chromosome segregation protein SMC translates to MYLKAVEINGFKSFGDKVYIDFNRGITSIVGPNGSGKSNILDAVLWVLGEQSYKNIRAKESQDVIFSGGKEKKPATKAEVSLIIDNTDRYLDLDNDTVKITRKIHISGENEYLINDSKSKLKEIGTLFLDTGIGKTAYSVIGQGKVERIINSSPKEIKSIIEEAAGIKKLQVNRIEAQRNLANIEINLDKVEFILNETRENKNKIEKQAELAQKYIDLRDEKSSLAKGIYITELEQKEKNLSENENVKEKYQTECFELQEKLNKTLERLNIIDLEKEEVKKEKLLIDSRNKELRNIISEKEKEKAVTSERLDNIKKEKLVKEQFTLHLDNKIEKKTEEIKDLKNRKDEISKNILEMASANKEFENKIANLENIKTEKSDLIENRAKKVRDLELEKQLASNEIENNERKLKSSQDEVENYKQELEEANKKLLINNEERDLVHSQLEARKEELVKTEERNEFLVNQLSEISKTINKLSQDIREFEYQEKTSSGKLEALVRMDENNEGFFKGVKEVLNSGINGIDGVLISLIEFDEKFEKAVEAAIPGNLQDIIVEDKEVAKKCIAFLNENKLGRASFLALDTIKPIRREFKANINGVLGLAADLITADKKYQKVIDFIFGGLLIVENVDIATYILNKNLFSGNIVTLTGELVSSRGRITGGENQKSTINQIFERKKEIKILEEKIADLKSKITEGSKKREDLSIRLENYENEIDKIDTLEDSIRKSIELLKKDFESLSEKSEKISKDIRSINFNIEDTEKYKTSYQDRINSSFSTIEETEKHIASLKKDIETDENLLKQTISEIDSLNKQFSDTRILFLNNQSTIEQLEKDIHSKEIENIELQEEKEKNSKFVTELSENIQELENLEEELQSLIEEHTKIYNSENRDIETLNEREQNLSNEERELSKDKSKLETDSLHANDRFEKIVEVIEKIKVDILNINEKLNELVEITAQVIEIEKLKSSKDRLRSLENKLNNFGDINLLAINEFKQLKERYDYLARERDDVVKSRKQVMDLIQEIDERIHEDFHTTYQSINENFNKMCDETIRNTEGKLNIINPEDFENCGIEIFVKFKNKKKQPLSLLSGGEKSMVAIAFIMAIFMYKPSPFTFLDEIEAALDEKNTKNLLGKLRDFTDKSQFILITHNKETMKESDSIFGVTMNKEIGISKIVSPDKITKILSENKENN, encoded by the coding sequence ATGTATCTAAAAGCAGTTGAAATAAATGGTTTCAAATCTTTTGGTGATAAAGTGTACATAGATTTCAATCGTGGAATCACATCAATAGTTGGACCAAATGGTAGTGGAAAATCAAATATTTTAGATGCTGTCCTATGGGTTTTAGGTGAGCAATCATATAAAAACATTAGGGCTAAAGAGAGCCAAGATGTTATTTTTTCTGGTGGAAAAGAAAAGAAACCAGCTACAAAAGCAGAAGTTTCATTAATAATAGATAATACTGATAGATATTTAGATTTAGATAACGATACTGTAAAAATTACAAGAAAAATCCATATTTCAGGAGAAAATGAATATTTAATAAATGATAGTAAGAGTAAACTAAAAGAAATAGGAACTCTATTTTTAGATACTGGTATTGGAAAAACTGCATATTCTGTTATAGGACAAGGAAAGGTTGAGAGAATAATAAATTCATCCCCAAAAGAAATTAAAAGCATAATAGAAGAAGCAGCTGGAATAAAAAAATTACAAGTTAATAGAATTGAAGCACAAAGAAATTTAGCTAATATAGAAATAAATCTAGATAAGGTTGAATTTATTTTAAATGAAACAAGAGAAAATAAAAATAAAATTGAAAAACAAGCAGAACTTGCTCAAAAATATATAGATTTAAGAGATGAAAAATCTTCCTTAGCAAAAGGAATTTATATAACTGAACTTGAACAAAAAGAAAAAAATCTTTCTGAAAATGAAAATGTAAAAGAAAAGTATCAAACAGAGTGTTTTGAATTACAAGAAAAACTTAATAAGACTTTGGAAAGATTAAATATTATTGATTTAGAAAAAGAAGAAGTAAAAAAAGAAAAACTTTTAATAGATTCAAGAAATAAAGAATTAAGGAATATAATTTCTGAAAAAGAAAAAGAAAAAGCAGTTACTTCTGAAAGATTAGATAATATAAAAAAAGAAAAATTAGTAAAAGAACAATTTACTCTACATTTAGATAATAAAATAGAAAAAAAGACAGAAGAAATAAAAGATTTAAAAAATAGAAAAGATGAAATTTCTAAAAATATTTTAGAAATGGCAAGTGCAAATAAAGAGTTTGAAAATAAAATAGCAAATTTAGAAAACATTAAAACTGAGAAATCTGATTTAATTGAAAACAGAGCTAAAAAAGTTAGAGATTTAGAGCTTGAAAAACAACTTGCTTCAAACGAAATAGAAAATAATGAAAGAAAGTTAAAATCAAGTCAAGATGAAGTAGAAAATTATAAACAAGAATTAGAAGAAGCTAATAAAAAATTATTAATTAATAATGAAGAGAGGGATTTGGTTCATTCTCAACTTGAAGCTAGAAAAGAAGAACTGGTAAAAACAGAAGAAAGAAATGAATTTTTAGTGAATCAACTTTCTGAAATAAGTAAGACAATAAATAAACTTTCTCAAGATATAAGAGAGTTTGAATATCAAGAAAAAACTTCTTCTGGAAAGTTAGAAGCTCTTGTGAGAATGGATGAAAACAATGAGGGCTTTTTTAAAGGCGTCAAAGAAGTTTTAAATAGTGGTATCAATGGTATAGATGGAGTTTTAATTTCTCTTATTGAATTTGATGAAAAATTTGAAAAGGCTGTTGAAGCTGCTATACCTGGAAATTTACAAGATATTATAGTTGAAGATAAAGAAGTAGCTAAAAAATGTATAGCTTTTTTAAATGAAAACAAATTAGGAAGAGCTTCATTTTTAGCACTTGATACAATAAAACCTATTAGAAGAGAATTTAAAGCTAATATCAATGGTGTTTTAGGATTAGCTGCTGATTTAATTACAGCTGATAAAAAGTATCAAAAAGTAATTGACTTTATTTTTGGAGGACTTCTAATAGTCGAAAATGTTGATATAGCAACATATATTCTAAATAAAAATTTATTTTCTGGAAATATAGTAACTCTAACTGGTGAGCTTGTCAGTTCAAGAGGAAGAATTACAGGAGGAGAAAATCAAAAATCAACTATTAACCAAATTTTTGAAAGAAAAAAAGAAATTAAAATTTTAGAAGAAAAAATTGCAGATTTAAAGTCTAAAATAACTGAAGGAAGTAAAAAAAGAGAAGATTTAAGTATAAGATTAGAAAACTATGAAAATGAAATTGATAAAATAGATACATTGGAAGATAGCATTAGAAAAAGTATTGAGTTACTAAAAAAAGATTTTGAAAGTTTATCTGAAAAATCTGAAAAAATATCTAAGGATATTCGTAGTATAAATTTTAATATTGAAGATACTGAAAAGTATAAAACTTCATATCAAGATAGAATAAATTCATCATTTTCTACTATTGAAGAAACTGAAAAACATATAGCTTCTTTAAAAAAGGATATTGAAACAGATGAAAATTTATTAAAACAAACTATTTCTGAAATAGATAGTTTAAATAAGCAGTTTTCTGATACAAGAATTTTATTTCTTAATAATCAAAGTACTATTGAACAACTTGAAAAAGATATTCATAGTAAAGAGATTGAAAATATAGAATTACAAGAAGAAAAAGAAAAGAACTCTAAATTTGTTACTGAGCTTTCAGAAAATATTCAAGAATTAGAAAACTTAGAAGAAGAATTACAAAGTCTAATTGAAGAACATACCAAAATTTATAATTCTGAAAATAGAGATATAGAAACACTAAATGAAAGAGAACAAAATTTAAGTAATGAAGAAAGAGAACTATCTAAGGATAAGTCTAAATTAGAAACTGATTCCTTACATGCTAATGATAGATTTGAGAAGATAGTAGAAGTTATTGAAAAAATAAAGGTAGATATTTTAAATATAAACGAAAAATTAAATGAGCTTGTAGAAATTACAGCACAAGTCATTGAAATTGAAAAATTAAAATCATCTAAGGATCGTTTAAGAAGTTTGGAAAATAAATTAAATAACTTTGGAGATATAAATTTACTTGCTATAAATGAATTTAAACAATTAAAAGAGAGATATGATTATTTAGCAAGAGAAAGAGATGATGTTGTAAAATCAAGAAAACAAGTAATGGATTTAATTCAAGAAATTGATGAGAGAATACATGAAGATTTTCATACAACATATCAAAGTATAAATGAAAACTTTAATAAAATGTGCGATGAAACAATTAGAAATACTGAGGGAAAATTAAATATTATCAATCCAGAGGATTTTGAAAATTGTGGAATAGAAATATTTGTAAAATTTAAAAACAAGAAAAAACAACCATTATCTTTACTTTCTGGTGGAGAAAAATCAATGGTAGCAATAGCTTTTATTATGGCTATCTTTATGTATAAGCCAAGTCCATTTACTTTCTTAGATGAAATTGAAGCTGCACTTGACGAAAAAAATACTAAGAATTTACTTGGAAAATTAAGAGATTTTACAGATAAATCACAATTTATATTGATTACTCATAATAAAGAAACAATGAAAGAATCAGATAGTATATTCGGAGTTACAATGAATAAGGAAATAGGAATTTCTAAAATCGTTTCACCTGATAAAATTACAAAAATATTATCTGAAAATAAGGAAAATAATTAG
- a CDS encoding NAD(P)-dependent oxidoreductase encodes MKIAVLAANGRLGSLIVKEAAERGNDVTAIAREKNKTVAKKFLKRDIFDLTEDDVKDFDVVITAFGAWTEETLPLYKTTTEHLANILANKNTRLLVVGGAGSLYTDESFTTQLFTTPDFPTDYYPIASNAAKGLDVLRKRNDVKWTYVSPAAEFEYDWEKKGEYELAGEVFTVNAEGKSELSYADYAIAMVDEAEKGNHINQRISVLWK; translated from the coding sequence ATGAAAATAGCAGTTTTAGCAGCAAATGGAAGATTAGGAAGTTTAATAGTTAAGGAAGCAGCGGAAAGAGGAAATGATGTTACAGCAATAGCTCGTGAAAAAAACAAAACAGTAGCTAAAAAATTTTTAAAGAGAGATATTTTTGACTTAACTGAAGATGATGTAAAAGATTTTGATGTTGTAATAACAGCTTTTGGTGCATGGACAGAAGAAACTTTACCTTTATATAAAACAACAACAGAACATTTAGCAAATATTTTAGCAAATAAAAATACTCGTCTTTTAGTTGTTGGTGGAGCAGGAAGTTTATATACTGATGAAAGTTTTACAACTCAATTATTTACAACTCCAGATTTCCCAACTGATTATTATCCTATTGCTTCAAATGCAGCTAAAGGCTTAGATGTTTTAAGAAAGAGAAATGATGTTAAATGGACTTATGTTAGCCCAGCAGCAGAATTTGAATATGATTGGGAAAAAAAAGGGGAATATGAATTAGCAGGAGAAGTATTTACTGTAAATGCTGAAGGAAAAAGTGAACTTAGCTATGCAGATTATGCAATAGCTATGGTAGATGAAGCTGAAAAAGGAAATCATATAAATCAAAGAATTTCTGTTCTTTGGAAATAA
- a CDS encoding IS30 family transposase, with protein sequence MILQQYTIKRRKGQHLTLIERGKIEAFLKINMPKIQIASEIGISTRTLYREISRGMIKGLLNSDYSTYDAYSAEFAHRKYLEAMKGKEGTLKIGKNRKLIEYVENSMLNDKNSPYVALENAKKENIEVNICLKTLYNYIHKELFINFSEEDMIYKKDKRKQERIPKRIRKIRGKSIEERPEEINNRQELGHFEADTVLGKRGTKEAILVLTDRKTRLEMVRKIPDKTAESVIKELSKIITEYPRMIKSITSDNGSEFIRADKIEEENIAYYYAHSYSSWERGSNENNKLIRRFIPKGTNISEISEEEIKRIEKWMNDYPRKIFNRKSANEMYLSGFTKYFS encoded by the coding sequence ATGATTCTACAACAGTATACAATAAAAAGAAGAAAAGGACAACATTTAACTTTAATTGAGAGAGGTAAAATTGAAGCTTTCTTAAAAATTAATATGCCTAAAATTCAAATTGCTTCTGAAATTGGTATTAGTACCAGAACTCTTTATCGCGAAATTAGCAGAGGAATGATTAAAGGACTTCTTAATTCTGATTACTCTACTTATGATGCATATTCTGCTGAGTTTGCACACAGAAAATACTTAGAAGCTATGAAAGGTAAAGAAGGAACACTAAAAATTGGTAAAAATCGTAAATTAATAGAGTATGTTGAGAATTCTATGCTTAATGATAAAAATTCTCCATATGTAGCCTTAGAAAATGCTAAAAAAGAAAATATAGAAGTGAATATTTGTTTAAAAACTCTATATAACTACATACATAAGGAATTATTCATAAACTTTTCTGAAGAAGATATGATTTACAAAAAAGATAAGAGAAAACAAGAAAGGATTCCAAAAAGAATAAGAAAGATTAGAGGAAAGAGTATAGAAGAAAGACCAGAAGAAATAAATAACAGACAAGAATTAGGTCATTTTGAAGCAGATACTGTGTTAGGAAAAAGAGGAACAAAGGAAGCTATATTAGTATTAACAGATAGAAAAACAAGGCTAGAAATGGTAAGAAAGATACCTGATAAAACAGCAGAAAGTGTGATAAAAGAATTAAGTAAAATAATAACAGAGTATCCTAGAATGATAAAAAGTATAACAAGTGATAATGGTAGTGAATTTATAAGAGCAGACAAGATAGAGGAAGAAAATATCGCATATTATTATGCACATAGTTATAGCTCATGGGAAAGAGGAAGCAATGAGAATAATAAGTTAATAAGGAGATTTATTCCCAAAGGAACTAACATATCAGAAATAAGTGAAGAAGAAATTAAGCGAATAGAAAAGTGGATGAATGATTACCCAAGAAAAATATTTAATAGAAAAAGTGCAAATGAAATGTATTTAAGTGGATTTACTAAATATTTTTCATAA
- the lpxK gene encoding tetraacyldisaccharide 4'-kinase, with protein MRLLSYIYLLITTIRNFLYDEKILPIRKVPGVEIICIGNVSVGGTGKTPAVHFFVKKLLAKGRKVAVVSRGYRGKRKRDPLLVSDGMVIFATPQESGDESYLHAINLKVPVIVGADRYKACMFAKKHFDIDTIVLDDGFQHRKLYRDRDVVLIDATNPFGGGYVLPRGLLREDFKRAARRASEFIITKSDLVNERELRRIKNYFKKKFHKEVSVAKHGISKLCDLKGNMKPLFWVKAKKLMIFSGLANPLNFEKTVISLAPAYIERLDFKDHHNFKVKDIALIRKKAEKMDADYILTTEKDLVKLPDNLNINNLYVLKIEFTMLEDNTLKDMKG; from the coding sequence ATGAGGTTATTGTCATATATATATCTTTTGATAACTACAATACGAAATTTTTTATATGATGAAAAAATATTACCCATACGAAAAGTTCCTGGTGTTGAGATTATCTGTATAGGGAATGTTAGTGTTGGAGGAACAGGAAAAACGCCGGCAGTGCATTTCTTTGTTAAGAAGTTACTAGCAAAAGGAAGAAAAGTTGCAGTTGTTTCTCGTGGATATAGAGGAAAAAGAAAAAGAGACCCATTACTTGTAAGTGATGGAATGGTAATTTTTGCAACACCACAGGAAAGTGGAGATGAATCATATTTACATGCAATTAATTTAAAAGTCCCTGTGATAGTAGGGGCAGATAGATATAAGGCTTGTATGTTTGCAAAGAAACATTTTGATATAGATACAATAGTTTTAGATGATGGTTTTCAACATAGAAAACTATACAGAGATAGAGATGTTGTCTTAATAGATGCAACTAATCCTTTTGGTGGAGGCTATGTTTTACCTCGTGGACTTTTAAGAGAAGATTTTAAGAGGGCAGCAAGAAGGGCTTCTGAGTTTATCATAACTAAATCTGATTTAGTAAATGAAAGAGAGCTTAGAAGAATTAAGAACTATTTTAAAAAAAAATTTCATAAAGAGGTATCTGTTGCAAAACATGGAATCAGTAAATTATGTGATTTAAAAGGAAATATGAAACCCCTATTTTGGGTAAAAGCTAAAAAACTTATGATATTCTCTGGTTTAGCTAATCCATTAAACTTTGAAAAAACAGTAATTTCATTAGCACCAGCTTATATAGAAAGATTAGATTTTAAAGATCATCATAATTTTAAAGTAAAAGATATTGCTTTAATTAGGAAGAAAGCTGAAAAAATGGATGCTGATTATATACTTACAACAGAAAAAGATTTAGTAAAATTACCAGATAATTTAAATATAAATAACTTATATGTATTGAAGATTGAATTTACAATGCTAGAAGATAATACATTAAAAGATATGAAAGGGTAA
- the nadD gene encoding nicotinate (nicotinamide) nucleotide adenylyltransferase, with the protein MKIAIYGGSFNPMHIGHEKIVDYVLKNLDMDKIIIIPVGIPSHRENNLEQSDTRLKICKEIFKNNKKVEVSDIEIKSEGKSYTYDTLLKLIEIHGKDNDFFEIIGEDSLKNLKTWKNYKELLNLCKFIVFRRKDDKNIEIDNEFLNNKNIIILENEYYNISSTEIRNKVKNKEDISGLVNKKVKKLIEKEYID; encoded by the coding sequence ATGAAAATAGCTATCTATGGTGGAAGTTTTAATCCAATGCATATAGGACATGAAAAAATTGTTGATTATGTTTTAAAAAATTTAGATATGGATAAGATAATAATAATTCCTGTTGGTATTCCCTCACATAGAGAAAATAATTTAGAGCAATCTGATACTAGATTAAAAATATGTAAAGAAATTTTTAAAAACAATAAAAAAGTTGAAGTTTCAGATATTGAAATAAAAAGTGAGGGTAAATCATATACCTATGATACTCTTTTAAAATTAATTGAAATTCATGGTAAAGATAATGATTTTTTTGAAATTATAGGAGAAGATTCATTAAAAAATCTAAAAACTTGGAAAAATTATAAGGAATTATTAAATTTATGTAAGTTTATTGTTTTTAGAAGAAAAGATGATAAAAATATTGAGATTGATAATGAATTTTTAAATAATAAAAATATTATAATTTTAGAAAATGAATATTATAATATATCTTCAACTGAAATTAGAAATAAGGTTAAAAATAAAGAAGATATTTCAGGACTTGTAAATAAAAAAGTTAAAAAATTAATTGAAAAAGAATATATAGATTAA
- a CDS encoding helix-turn-helix transcriptional regulator, giving the protein MIKKDLPPCPVELTLLLISNKWKILIIRDLLEGTKRFSELKKSITNISQKVLTSNLREMEENELLTRKVYPEVPPRVEYTLTDIGYSLKPLLDDMDKWGTWYRNEVI; this is encoded by the coding sequence ATGATAAAAAAAGATTTACCACCTTGCCCTGTTGAATTAACATTGCTTTTAATTTCAAATAAATGGAAAATTTTAATTATAAGAGATTTATTAGAAGGAACAAAAAGATTTAGTGAATTAAAAAAATCTATAACTAATATTTCACAAAAAGTTTTAACTTCAAATTTAAGAGAAATGGAAGAAAATGAATTATTAACTAGGAAAGTTTATCCAGAAGTCCCTCCAAGAGTTGAATATACTTTAACTGATATTGGATATAGTTTAAAACCTCTTTTAGATGATATGGATAAATGGGGAACTTGGTATAGAAATGAAGTGATTTAA